tatttgcatACTTTTGTTTGGTCTTTTACATTCTATTCAATTGGATGctaatttattttgtttattttcagAGTGTAGTTAACAAGGACTTAAACGTGAAATATAGAGGTATAAACAATTAATATTTCATTCTTTCTACTTTTATTTCACATATACCAAGTATTTTTGTTCCCCTTAAGTTTGATTTAGTGGTTACAATCCTCGAATATTAAAATGGAATACTAAATTCGGGGTTGTCATTAAgacaaattaaactatcatataGATTAATGGGTTTTGGTGTCATTTCTCATTACATAGTTTTGACTcatatcacaaaatttcaaaataccctcGGTATAATATATCTCCAAGTAAAAAAGAAAGTACagaaaaaagccaaaaaaaattTTTCACGAACAATACAGCAAAAACAAAACAACAGAAAAAGTCAAACTCGTGATTTTCaagggtcacaaaactagtttgaATCTATGGTTAGGCTTTTTGTAGATTTGTCAAAGTTCGAATCTTTATTTGTTTAAGAATGTTAATTTGATTATTCTGCATGTTTAATTCATTTAATTCACATGTTTTTGATTAGTAACACGTTTGccaataattatgaaataattatcTAAAATTTGGATGTTTGCTTGTATGCTCAGATGTCTCGAAATTTAGACTAGAATAGTCGATTGGATTTGGTTCATATGCCTTATTCACATGCTATTTTAATCGATTAGGATTGATTAATTAGACTTGTTTAAACCACATGAATTAGAATTATTTGTGTCGGTTTGCATTTGTATGTGTGCCGTGAGCCTAGGAGGAGTGACATGGTTTTCTAGGATAGATTTGGTCCAATTTTATGTATGATTGACTAGATTCACATGTTAGACTTGCATGTTTAGATTTAATTGTTTTAGTTAAGATTTAATTATAACCTTTAGCATGTTTGATCAATTGTTACCATGTCAACTTGATTCATCGATTTGTGTCATAATATTGTATACCATGTTTTAGGGGcttttttgatataaaatttaatcTCTCTTGTTTGTTTAATCACATGTTAATTATTTATGAAATTActaattaattgcttgcttatttgCTTGATTCACGTCATATGCTTTGAACTATTGCATGTCACTTGCTTGAACCCGACTTGACCTAGAATAGGTTACAAATAGACCTCAATGGACCGTGTAGgtcacggtttggccgagataGGTCACGGCCCCCCTTTGTCTTGGTTTGCATGTTTGATTGCTTTAATTTCATTGCTTAGGTTTCAATTGTTTTCAATTTTTATTGTCATATAGATTGTGAACTAACCCCTAACGTTCGTTAATCTatcttatgctaagcgtaagaAAGTTTctatcccttcctttgtttgtgtTTTTACTTAAAATGAATTCGCATGTTAAATTAACTTGACaagtttgtttgcattaaatcgaCTTAGAATGAAATTCACATGTTTAGGAACTAAACAAATGTATGCATTCCCACATGTGCTCAGAACCAAAATAGTCATCCTTTTCCATTAGTAAAAGTTGTTATTGCAatgggcggggttgggtgttttTCTAATGAAATTATTtaaacttcctaacacgtaatcTCACATGAATCTGAAATATAaaaattggtttctaaattccatttaaaaatttagtggtggctctttcaaaatgtaaaatattttttTGAAAAGAAACATTACGTGGATGAATTTCCCTTGTCCACAATGTGTAAAATGGAATAAATAACAATTcaccggaacggagggagtactttGTTTTCACAATTCAAAGATTTTACAATTGAAAATTTACACATAACTAGACGAGTATGTAATATCCCGTATTTAGGACTTGGTCAATGGCTAGTTAACGGTGAAAATGTGGAACatgttttataaattttattatttaaattaggAGATTACGTTGTGAGACGTGaattattaataaaatataatgcgGAGTGATAGAAGTGTAATAGTAGTAgcatgataataataataataataataataataataataataataataataataataataattattattattattattattattattataataataataatcttgcTTGACTCTCTTTGCTTCCTATTCTGGACTTAGTGTGAATCCTATGAAGTCTAACCTTTATTTTGGTGGTGTCTCTAGCTCTGTTAAAGCTCTTATTCTTTCAACAACTGGCTATGTGTAAGGGGAACTTCCTGTGAGGTATTTGGGGATCCCTCTGTTTAGTGCTAGATTGACTCAAAAAATGTTTCAGTCTATGCTTGACAGAATCAGGAGTAAGATTGCTAATTGGGCTAATGGTTATTTGAGTTATGTTGGGAAGGTTGCTTTGATTAACTCTGTTATTTTTGGTATCCAAAATTTTTGGGGAGCTAGTGTTCTATTGCCAAAGGGGATTGTTAAAAGCAtaaataagatatgtaaagatttcCTCTGGGGTGTTGGTGATGGGCAAAGAAGAATGGTCTTTAAAAGTTGGCTGAGCTTTTGTTGTCCTAGAAAGGAGGGTGGGGTGGATATCAAGGAAGTCTTGAGTTGGAATAAATGCTTATTGTTGAGTTGGTTAAGAAAAATTGAGCTTGATTCACCTACCATTTGGGTCAAGTGGATCAATGCTTATGTCCTAAAAGGAGTGAGTGTCTGGGATTTTCAGATTACTGCTGCTTACTCTTGGGGTTGGAGAAGCATTATTTCTTGCAGGGATCAGTTAGTGCAGGCTACTGGCTCAGTCTCTACTGCCAAACTCTTAATTTGTCATACTGATTATAAGTTGCAGGCCTATGATTTGTTTAGGGTTAAGAGGAGTCCAGCTGCTCATTGTGGCGCCTTGACTGATCCTCTTATTTACCCAAAGCATGCCATCATCAGTCTTCTTGCTCTTCAAGATAAACTATCTACCACTGACAACTTATGCAAGCGTGGATTCTCTATAGTCAGTAGGTGCAGTCTCTGTCAAAGTGCTGCTGAAACCTCCTCCCACTTGTTCTTTACCTGTGCTTATTCTGCTGAGGTTTGGCTCAGAGTAGCCCACTGGCTCCGGATTGGTGCTAATCTCCACCTTATTCACATCGTGGGATGGCTCAAACATTGTAACAGGGGTAAGAGTTTGCTGAAAAGGCAACGCAGATGTGCCCTTGCCTGCTCCATTTATCTCCTTTGGCAAGAGAGAAATAGGAGGATTTTTGCATGTAAAGAAGTTCCTGCTGAGGTTCTCTTTAGGAAGCTTAAATTTCTAGTTCTAGTTAGATTTTCTAGTCACTAGAATGGTTGTTTAGTTTGCTGCTTGTTTCTTTGGTTCTTCTTGTTACTTTGGTTTTAGGTGACCTCATTGGTCTTCCtgtaggatttttaggatcttgTACTTCAAACATTTTATTTCTTTAATGATAAGATCCTGattttctgcaaaaaaaaaaaaaaaaaaaataataataataataacaataacaatttcaacaataataataacatcaacaacaacaacaacaacaacaacaacaacaacaacaacagcaacaacaacaacaacaacaacaacaacaacaacaacaataataataataacaatagcaagaacaagaataagaacaataataacaataataataataacaataatagtagtaatactaatagtaatactaataatagtaataatagtaataatagtaataataataataataacaataattgtaataataacaataataataataataataataataataataataataataataataataataataataataataataataataataataataataataataataataataataataataacttaaaatagatagataataataatacttTTTAGAGAGACGAAGTTTCTCCCTCTAAGGAAAACGCTCTGAAAACCTCCATTGATACGATCCTTCCCATAGCTTCCATGGCTCGAGGTCGAGGCCGCCCTCCAAAGGAGAGACCCCCACCGGATTCTCCATCTCATTCCGCTTCTCCTGGTACCATTCTTGATCCAAATCCATCCGCCACTGCGCTGATTACTGACACCCTGGTATCGCCGATTCGTCAACCTGTTCTCCTTAATGATATGATTGTTAATGCTGTCAAATTGGCTAAACCTATGAACAAGGTGTCTAATTCTGCAATTAGTGTCTCTACTCCAGTACAAATTAAGGCCCCCAATTCGCCCAATTTGAGTCAATCAGGAAACCCTAATTCTGTGACTTGCTCCcctgttgttaatggtgatgccACTTTGAGTACTACTCCTTCTATTGAGACTAGTGTCTCTGATGTTGCTATTGAATCTCCCACTGTTCTTGTTGCGTCTGATAAACCGGTGTCAACACAGATGAAGAAATGGTCGGATGTTGTTAAACCCACGGCAAAACTTGGTTTGAGTCTGCACTTTCACCAAGAAAGTAAGGCTGCTGAGGAAATTGTTGTAGTTTTAGATGACATTGCTAATGAACTAAAACTATGGAAATTCACACTAATGGGACATCTTCTAGGCTCAAAGCCAACCTTGAAGCAAATCACTGAGTTTGTGACCAAAAATTGGAGTCACATTGCTTCCCCCATAGTGCAATACTTCAAAAAGGGTTGGTTTAGTTTCAGATTCTCCACTCTTGAGGAAATGAACAATGTCCTTAAGGAGGGTCCCTGGAAAATGGGCTCTTAAACTCTTATCCTCAAGCAATGGCACCCTTCCTTCTCTTTTGAAATGGAGAAAGTTTCTGTAGTCCCAACTTGGGTCATTTTCCCTGATCTGGACCCTTACCTCTG
The Silene latifolia isolate original U9 population chromosome 11, ASM4854445v1, whole genome shotgun sequence genome window above contains:
- the LOC141613502 gene encoding uncharacterized protein LOC141613502; protein product: MFQSMLDRIRSKIANWANGYLSYVGKVALINSVIFGIQNFWGASVLLPKGIVKSINKICKDFLWGVGDGQRRMVFKSWLSFCCPRKEGGVDIKEVLSWNKCLLLSWLRKIELDSPTIWVKWINAYVLKGVSVWDFQITAAYSWGWRSIISCRDQLVQATGSVSTAKLLICHTDYKLQAYDLFRVKRSPAAHCGALTDPLIYPKHAIISLLALQDKLSTTDNLCKRGFSIVSRCSLCQSAAETSSHLFFTCAYSAEVWLRVAHWLRIGANLHLIHIVGWLKHCNRGKSLLKRQRRCALACSIYLLWQERNRRIFACKEVPAEVLFRKLKFLVLVRFSSH